One part of the Oncorhynchus clarkii lewisi isolate Uvic-CL-2024 chromosome 7, UVic_Ocla_1.0, whole genome shotgun sequence genome encodes these proteins:
- the LOC139413372 gene encoding DNA topoisomerase 1-like translates to MSGDHSHNDSQIDSGSRVNDSHKHKDKYKDKEHKHKDHKERENSKYGNSDHKEFSEKKHGEKEKERIKHKDGSTDRHREKDKRKEIKPKKEKENGFSSPPRIKSEPNNDDVYHSPKSLKRERDHDETEFKPKKIKLENDKVDKKAKKRKQDEDIKPKKTQKNKKGEVADGKKKAKKEPEEKWKWWEEERATDGSKWSFLEHKGPVMAAPYEPLPSNVRFFYDGKQMKLSPEAEEVATFFAKMLDHEYTTKDTFQKNFFKDWRKEMASEEKSKITDLKKCNFNEMGEYFKAQSEARKAMTKDDKLKIKVENERLLQEYGFCIMDNHKERIANFRIEPPGLFRGRGDHPKMGMLKRRIRPEDIIINCSKGSKHPKPPPGTKWKEVRHDNKVTWLVSWTENIQGAIKYIMLNPSSRIKGEKDWQKYETARNLKKCVERLRNQYREDWKSKEMRIRQRAVALYFIDKLALRAGNEKEEGESADTVGCCSLRVEHINLYPEKDGQDFVVEFDFLGKDSIRYYNKVPVEKRVFKNLQLFMENKQPEDDLFDRLNTSILNKHLQELMDDLTAKVFRTYNASITLQQQLKELTSPDENLPAKILSYNRANRAVAILCNHQRAQPKTFEKSMQNLQTKIDAKKDQLSDAKRDVKSAKADLKVRRDEKFKKAVETKKKAVERLEEQLMKLEVQATDREENKQIALGTSKLNYLDPRISVAWCKKWGIPIEKIYNKTQREKFAWAIDMAEDDYEF, encoded by the exons ATGAGTGGAGATCATTCTCACAACGATAGCCAG ATCGACTCCGGCTCTCGGGTCAATG ATTCTCACAAGCATAAAGATAAGTACAAGGATAAAGAACACAAACACAAGGACCATAAGGAGCGTGAGAATTCAAAATATGGAAACAG TGACCATAAGGAATTCTCTGAAAAGAAGCACGGGGAAAAGGAAAAGGAGAGAATTAAGCACAAAGATggcagcacagacagacataggGAAAAAGACAAGCGGAAGGAG ATCAAGCCGAAGAAGGAAAAAGAGAATGGCTTTTCCAG CCCTCCTCGCATTAAGTCTGAGCCGAACAATGATGACGTCTACCACTCTCCCAAGTCCCTGAAGAGAGAGCGTGACCATGATGA AACTGAATTCAAACCCAAAAAAATTAAACTTGAAAATGACAAAGTGGACAAGAAGGCAAAGAAGAGGAAACAAGATGAG GACATCAAGCCCAAAAAGACACAGAAAAACAAGAAAGGGGAAGTTGCTGATGGGAAAAAGAAAGCAAAGAAGGAGCCTGAGGAGAAGTGGAAGTG GTGGGAAGAGGAGAGGGCAACAGATGGTTCCAAATGGAGTTTTCTGGAACATAAAGGCCCAGTCATGGCTGCACCTTATGAACCTCTTCCCAGCAATGTCAGATTTTTCTATGATG GGAAGCAGATGAAGCTCAGCCCTGAAGCTGAGGAGGTAGCCACCTTCTTTGCCAAAATGCTGGACCATGAATACACTACCAAGGACACCTTCCAGAAAAACTTCTTCAAAGATTGGAGAAAG GAAATGGCCTCTGAGGAGAAGTCTAAGATTACAGACCTGAAGAAGTGTAACTTCAATGAGATGGGGGAATACTTCAAGGCTCAGTCTGAGGCCAGAAAGGCCATGACTAAAGATGATAAACTG AAAATCAAAGTGGAGAACGAGCGCCTCCTCCAGGAGTATGGCTTCTGCATCATGGATAACCACAAGGAGCGCATCGCTAACTTTCGCATTGAGCCCCCGGGTCTATTCCGTGGCCGAGGAGACCACCCCAAGATGGGCATGCTGAAGCGCCGCATCCGCCCTGAGGACATCATCATCAACTGCAGCAA GGGCTCCAAGCACCCCAAGCCTCCCCCTGGCACCAAATGGAAGGAGGTGCGTCATGACAACAAGGTGACCTGGCTGGTGTCGTGGACAGAGAACATCCAAGGCGCTATAAAGTACATCATGCTGAACCCCAGCTCCAGAATCAAG GGAGAAAAGGACTGGCAGAAGTATGAGACGGCCCGAAATCTGAAGAAGTGTGTGGAACGGCTGAGGAACCAGTACCGTGAGGACTGGAAGTCCAAGGAGATGAGAATCCGACAGAGAGCCGTGGCACTCTATTTCATCGACAAG TTGGCTCTGAGAGCAGGTAACGAGAAGGAGGAAGGGGAGTCGGCGGACACAGTGGGCTGCTGCTCCCTCAGGGTGGAACACATCAACCTGTACCCCGAGAAGGATGGCCAGGATTTTGTGGTAGAGTTTGACTTCCTGGGTAAAGACTCCATCCGCTACTACAACAAAGTCCCAGTGGAGAAGCGG GTTTTCAAGAACCTGCAGCTGTTCATGGAGAACAAGCAGCCAGAGGACGACCTCTTTGACCGGCTCAAT aCCTCCATTCTGAACAAGCACCTCCAGGAGCTGATGGATGACCTGACGGCTAAAGTGTTCCGTACCTACAACGCCTCCATCACCCTTCAGCAGCAGCTGAAGGAGCTCACCAGCC CTGATGAGAACCTTCCAGCCAAGATCCTATCGTACAACCGGGCCAACAGAGCCGTGGCCATTCTGTGTAACCATCAGAGGGCTCAACCCAAGACCTTTGAGAAGTCTATGCAGAACCTCCAGACTAAA ATTGATGCAAAGAAGGACCAACTCTCGGACGCAAAGAGGGACGTGAAGAGCGCCAAGGCTGACCTCAAAGTACGGCGAGATGAGAAGTTCAAAAA AGCCGTGGAGACCAAGAAGAAGGCTGTGGAGAGGCTAGAGGAGCAGCTGATGAAGTTAGAGGTGCAGGCGACGGACCGCGAGGAGAACAAGCAGATCGCTCTAGGCACCTCCAAACTCAACTACTTGGACCCGCGCATCTCTGTGGCCTG GTGTAAGAAGTGGGGTATCCCTATCGAGAAGATCTACAACAAAACTCAGCGTGAGAAGTTTGCCTGGGCTATCGACATGGCGGAGGATGACTATGAATTTTAA